One genomic window of Manihot esculenta cultivar AM560-2 chromosome 16, M.esculenta_v8, whole genome shotgun sequence includes the following:
- the LOC110604130 gene encoding beta-galactosidase, whose amino-acid sequence MWKMSRENGFVLLLLLLSSWIASATASVTYDQKAIIINGQRRILISGSIHYPRSTPEMWPSLIQKAREGGLDMIETYVFWNGHEPSQGQYYFEDRYDIVKFVKLVQQAGLYVHLRIGPFVCAEWNFGGFPMWLKYIPGIEFRTDNGPFKAQMQKFTTKIVDMMKAERLFEPQGGPIILSQIENEYGPVEWEIGAPGKAYTKWAAAMAVGLNTGVPWIMCKQQDAPDPVIDTCNGFYCEGFQPNNNNKPKMWTENWTGWYTEYGGAVPYRPPEDTAFSVARFIANSGSFVNYYMYHGGTNFGRTSGLFMATSYDYDAPIDEYGLPHDPKWGHLRDLHKAIKQCEPALVSVDPTVISLGKNQEAHVYQAKSACAAFLANYDAQYSVKVVFSNKEYWLPPWSISILPDCKTVVYNTARIGAQSTQMWMMPAVTGFSWQSYNDEVSVGYTAGTFIHDGLWEQKFITWDKTDYLWYMTNVNIDPNEGFLKNGKSPFLTVNSAGHVLHVFINGQLAGTVYGSLDNPKVKFSQNVNLKAGTNTISLLSAIVGLPNVGVHYDTWNAGVMGPITLSGLNQGTLDMSKWKWSYKIGLKGEDLNLGTFAGSSSVSWAKGPQLSKKQPLTWYKTTFDAPPGDDPLALDMYTMGKGQIWINGRSIGRHWPGYTARGNCRDCDYAGTYDDKKCRSKCGQPSQQWYHVPRSWLSPKGNLLVVFEEIGGDPSGISLLKRIVGSVCADIYDDQPAVLNSQGLVPVKPKAHLWCPPGQTISQIKFASYGWPQGRCGFFQQGKCHAQKSWDPFQRNCLGKQSCEVAVDPANFGGDPCPGSPKKLSVEVRCS is encoded by the exons atgtgGAAAATGTCAAGGGAAAATGGGTTTGTGTTGCTGCTATTATTGTTGTCTTCATGGATTGCTTCTGCTACAGCTTCTGTGACATATGATCAAAAAGCTATTATAATCAATGGACAAAGAAGAATCCTTATTTCTGGTTCTATTCATTACCCAAGAAGCACTCCTGAG ATGTGGCCAAGCCTTATTCAGAAAGCTAGAGAAGGAGGCTTGGATATGATAGAAACCTATGTCTTCTGGAATGGACATGAGCCTTCTCAAGGACAA TACTATTTCGAGGATCGATATGATATAGTGAAGTTCGTCAAGCTAGTACAGCAAGCTGGCCTCTATGTTCATCTGCGGATCGGACCTTTTGTTTGTGCAGAATGGAACTTTGG GGGATTTCCCATGTGGTTAAAATACATTCCAGGCATTGAATTTAGAACAGACAATGGCCCTTTTAAG GCTCAAATGCAAAAATTCACAACTAAGATTGTGGATATGATGAAGGCAGAAAGGTTATTTGAACCTCAGGGAGGTCCAATCATTCTATCTCAG ATTGAGAATGAATATGGGCCAGTGGAATGGGAAATTGGTGCACCGGGTAAAGCTTATACAAAATGGGCAGCTGCGATGGCAGTGGGCCTAAACACAGGAGTCCCATGGATCATGTGCAAACAACAAGATGCCCCTGATCCAGTT ATTGATACCTGCAATGGATTCTACTGTGAAGGCTTCCAAccaaataacaataataaaccAAAAATGTGGACAGAAAATTGGACTGGTTG GTACACAGAATACGGTGGTGCAGTTCCTTACAGGCCACCAGAAGATACAGCATTTTCAGTTGCAAGGTTTATAGCCAATAGCGGTTCATTTGTAAATTATTATATG TATCATGGAGGAACAAATTTTGGCCGAACTTCTGGCCTTTTCATGGCTACTAGCTATGATTATGATGCCCCTATTGATGAATATG GATTACCACATGATCCAAAGTGGGGACACTTGAGAGATCTGCATAAAGCCATCAAGCAATGTGAACCTGCTTTAGTTTCTGTAGATCCGACAGTAATATCTCTTGGGAAAAATCAAGAG GCTCATGTATACCAAGCAAAATCAGCCTGTGCAGCCTTTTTAGCAAACTATGACGCACAATACTCTGTGAAAGTGGTGTTCAGTAATAAAGAATATTGGCTTCCACCTTGGTCGATCAGCATCCTCCCTGACTGCAAAACTGTAGTTTACAACACTGCAAGG ATTGGTGCTCAGAGCACACAGATGTGGATGATGCCTGCAGTGACTGGATTTTCTTGGCAGTCATACAATGATGAAGTTTCTGTTGGTTACACTGCGGGTACATTTATACATGATGGATTGTGGGAGCAAAAGTTCATCACTTGGGACAAAACAGATTATTTATGGTACATGACAAA CGTAAACATAGATCCAAATGAAGGGTTTTTGAAGAATGGAAAGAGTCCTTTTCTTACGGTTAATTCAGCTGGCCatgttttgcatgttttcatcaatGGTCAATTAGCAG GCACTGTATATGGGTCATTGGATAATCCTAAGGTAAAATTCAGCCAAAATGTGAATTTGAAAGCTGGTACAAATACCATCTCCCTGTTAAGTGCTATTGTAGGTCTTCCG AATGTTGGTGTGCATTATGATACATGGAATGCTGGGGTTATGGGTCCAATCACATTATCAGGTTTAAATCAAGGAACATTAGACATGTCCAAGTGGAAATGGTCTTACAAG ATTGGTCTAAAAGGAGAAGACTTAAATCTAGGAACTTTTGCTGGGAGTTCATCAGTTAGCTGGGCTAAAGGACCACAACTGTCTAAAAAACAACCACTGACATGGTACAAG ACAACGTTTGATGCACCACCaggcgatgacccattagcATTAGATATGTACACCATGGGAAAAGGTCAAATATGGATAAATGGTCGAAGCATTGGACGTCACTGGCCTGGATACACAGCTCGTGGGAATTGTCGAGATTGTGATTATGCAGGAACCTATGATGATAAGAAATGTCGAAGCAAATGCGGACAACCCTCTCAACAATG GTACCATGTTCCTCGCTCATGGTTGTCCCCCAAGGGGAATCTATTGGTTGTGTTCGAAGAAATTGGTGGCGATCCTAGTGGAATTTCTTTGCTCAAACGAATCGTAGGAAGTGTTTGTGCTGATATATATGATGATCAGCCAGCAGTGCTGAATTCGCAGGGGCTTGTCCCAGTCAAACCCAAAGCTCATTTGTGGTGTCCTCCTGGGCAAACCATCTCTCAGATTAAGTTTGCTAGCTATGGATGGCCTCAAGGAAGATGTGGATTCTTCCAACAGGGGAAATGTCATGCCCAGAAGTCTTGGGATCCTTTCCAAAGG AACTGTCTTGGAAAGCAATCATGTGAAGTAGCTGTGGATCCTGCAAACTTTGGAGGGGACCCATGTCCAGGTAGCCCAAAGAAGCTTTCAGTTGAGGTTCGCTGCAGTTGA